A part of Candidatus Electrothrix aestuarii genomic DNA contains:
- a CDS encoding DUF2975 domain-containing protein, whose amino-acid sequence MSNLPKIKKLSNNFHLLISALLVAIPLYYVIYWAFINSLPETLITKNVASVPLVQNHLSIKFQLIGFVVSLLPLSALVYGLINIRKLFSFYKEGVIFSFEHVAIFKKTSKALIGWVFLSILYESAKSVLFSLGNPPGQRIINVGFSSPEITTLVVAGIVFVIAWVMDEGRILTEEQRLTV is encoded by the coding sequence ATGAGCAATTTACCAAAAATCAAGAAACTCAGTAATAATTTTCACTTGCTAATTTCTGCGTTATTAGTTGCTATACCGTTGTATTACGTCATCTACTGGGCCTTTATAAATAGTTTGCCAGAGACATTAATCACCAAAAATGTTGCCTCGGTTCCATTAGTTCAAAATCATTTGTCAATTAAATTTCAGTTAATAGGGTTTGTTGTAAGCTTGCTCCCTCTATCTGCATTAGTTTACGGACTTATAAATATCAGGAAGCTCTTTTCCTTTTACAAAGAGGGTGTGATATTTTCCTTTGAACATGTCGCTATTTTCAAAAAAACCTCAAAAGCCCTTATTGGTTGGGTTTTCTTGTCAATATTGTATGAATCTGCCAAAAGCGTCCTGTTTTCACTGGGAAACCCTCCAGGACAAAGAATTATCAATGTAGGTTTCAGTTCACCAGAAATTACTACACTTGTTGTTGCTGGGATTGTTTTTGTTATAGCGTGGGTAATGGATGAAGGCCGTATATTAACTGAAGAACAACGTTTAACCGTTTAG
- the rfbC gene encoding dTDP-4-dehydrorhamnose 3,5-epimerase: MKIQSASIPDVLIIEPQVFGDERGFFLESFNQRRWQEATGLQTTFVQHNHSASGKNVLRGLHYQIQQPQGKLVRVIAGEVFDVAVDLRKESPTFGQWVGEYLSAENKKQFWVPEGFAHGFLVLSERAEFLYLATKYYAPEHERSIIWNDPDLDITWPIQGEPCLSEKDRAACSFQEADYY; this comes from the coding sequence ATGAAAATACAATCAGCATCTATCCCGGACGTCCTTATCATTGAGCCCCAAGTCTTTGGCGATGAGCGGGGCTTTTTTTTAGAAAGCTTCAATCAGCGCCGCTGGCAGGAAGCAACCGGCCTGCAAACAACTTTTGTTCAGCATAATCACTCTGCTTCTGGCAAAAATGTTCTGCGCGGACTTCATTACCAAATTCAGCAACCACAGGGCAAATTGGTCCGGGTTATTGCGGGTGAGGTCTTTGATGTAGCGGTGGACCTCCGTAAAGAATCCCCCACCTTTGGCCAATGGGTTGGGGAATATCTTTCTGCTGAAAACAAAAAGCAATTTTGGGTTCCCGAAGGTTTTGCCCACGGCTTTCTCGTTCTTTCAGAAAGGGCGGAATTTCTCTATTTAGCAACAAAGTATTATGCCCCAGAGCACGAACGTTCGATCATCTGGAACGACCCGGATCTCGATATCACATGGCCCATACAGGGAGAGCCCTGCCTTTCTGAAAAAGACAGAGCAGCCTGTTCCTTTCAGGAGGCAGATTATTATTAA
- a CDS encoding glycosyltransferase family 39 protein, with translation MHPATTKKTGTQIIIGVLLTGLVLSLALLAYTPPFSRDALIHHLQLPKLYLQHGGIYEIPELIFSYYPINLDLLYVGALSLGSDILAKYIHMLFGFGTALLLYLHLRKRLSSTYGILGALFFLSIPIIVKLSITVYVDLGLVFFSTASLLLLFRWLETKRLRDLLLAGICCGLGIGTKYNGLLVLFILTFILPILFIRTQEQKQGTARPAVKAAALFCFAAILAVSPLLIRNTIWTGNPLYPLYNGFFNPTASPAPAEHQVKENEESNAERVSSGARGVFARRYVLYQESVLQLLLLPVRIFFEGRDNDPRYFDGRLNPFLLFLPLLSFLGIRQDKKQVLLEKFTLTAFSLFYFLFAFNTGVLRVRYLTPMVPFLVILSMYGLKNLGGLAEQYTNKIRFAKLAAPLTITLLLLWNGSYLWQQFEEVDPLSYVTGRISRDEYLTQKIPEYPVMQYANKNLPDSAKILCLFLGSRGYYLDKKHIFDSYGNHNLLLSWLQQPESSLDTVLHNLQEQKISHLLVRADLMVQWLNTAKRPTQELWNQLNSNHLIAVHTHLNYILFQVNFSSALPTAQMP, from the coding sequence TTGCACCCTGCAACCACCAAAAAAACGGGAACTCAAATCATTATAGGGGTGCTGCTTACAGGCCTGGTACTCAGCTTGGCCCTGCTGGCATACACCCCTCCCTTCAGCCGCGATGCCCTGATCCATCATCTCCAACTCCCTAAGCTCTACCTCCAGCATGGAGGAATCTACGAAATTCCAGAGCTGATTTTCTCTTATTACCCCATAAACCTCGACCTCCTGTACGTGGGGGCACTTTCTCTTGGCAGTGATATACTGGCCAAATACATCCATATGTTGTTCGGGTTCGGTACAGCTCTGCTTCTCTATCTCCATCTGAGAAAACGATTATCCAGCACCTATGGGATACTGGGGGCCTTGTTTTTTCTCAGCATCCCAATCATCGTTAAGCTCTCTATCACGGTTTATGTGGATCTCGGTCTTGTTTTTTTCAGCACAGCCTCTCTGCTCCTGCTCTTCCGCTGGTTGGAAACAAAACGACTGCGTGATTTGCTGCTGGCGGGCATCTGTTGCGGCTTAGGAATCGGGACAAAATACAACGGCCTACTGGTACTGTTTATTCTTACCTTTATCCTACCAATTTTGTTCATCAGAACCCAGGAGCAAAAACAAGGCACTGCTCGTCCGGCAGTAAAGGCCGCTGCCCTGTTCTGCTTTGCCGCCATACTCGCTGTCTCGCCGTTGCTGATCAGGAATACTATCTGGACCGGCAATCCCCTCTATCCCCTCTATAACGGTTTCTTCAATCCAACAGCTTCTCCGGCACCGGCAGAGCACCAAGTCAAAGAAAACGAAGAAAGCAATGCTGAGCGAGTCAGCAGCGGTGCTCGGGGAGTTTTTGCCAGAAGATATGTGCTCTACCAGGAAAGCGTCTTACAGCTTCTCCTTCTTCCTGTACGAATTTTCTTTGAGGGTCGTGACAATGATCCCCGCTATTTTGACGGTCGACTCAATCCCTTTCTCCTTTTCCTCCCGCTCCTCAGCTTCCTGGGAATACGACAGGACAAAAAACAGGTTCTGCTCGAAAAATTCACTCTTACAGCCTTTTCCCTCTTCTATTTCCTCTTCGCATTTAATACTGGGGTGTTGCGTGTTCGCTACCTCACGCCGATGGTTCCCTTTCTGGTGATTCTTTCCATGTACGGTTTGAAAAACCTGGGGGGCTTAGCTGAGCAATACACAAATAAAATCCGTTTCGCCAAACTTGCCGCCCCCCTAACCATAACCCTCTTGCTGCTCTGGAATGGCAGCTATCTTTGGCAGCAATTTGAGGAAGTCGATCCACTCAGCTATGTTACGGGTCGTATAAGCCGGGATGAATACCTTACCCAAAAGATCCCGGAATATCCGGTCATGCAATACGCAAATAAAAATCTCCCGGATTCTGCCAAAATACTCTGTCTTTTTCTAGGATCACGGGGATATTACCTCGACAAAAAACATATTTTTGATTCTTACGGGAATCACAACCTCCTGCTTTCCTGGCTCCAGCAACCGGAGAGCAGCCTCGATACTGTTCTCCACAATCTTCAGGAACAAAAAATAAGCCACCTTCTTGTCCGTGCTGATCTCATGGTGCAATGGCTGAATACAGCGAAAAGGCCTACCCAGGAACTCTGGAATCAGCTCAACAGCAATCATTTGATTGCGGTGCATACGCATCTCAACTATATTCTTTTTCAAGTCAATTTTTCCTCTGCCCTTCCAACAGCCCAGATGCCATAA
- a CDS encoding PDZ domain-containing protein: MNKRTCILIVTTFLIFLCGVTLSHADGNKFGGLGLKVAQLYDPALKTHMGPLVVLDVLSEMPAETSGVQKGDVITHIDGEATQDNSFKYLIMEKLRGKVGSQAALSIERSGVSEPLNVSLTRVEISSSSKDKSS, translated from the coding sequence ATGAACAAGAGGACTTGTATTCTTATTGTAACTACGTTCTTGATTTTTTTGTGTGGGGTAACTTTATCTCACGCGGATGGGAACAAATTTGGTGGTCTTGGCCTGAAAGTAGCTCAGCTATATGACCCGGCTTTAAAAACACATATGGGACCGCTAGTTGTTCTTGATGTATTAAGTGAGATGCCAGCTGAGACAAGTGGTGTGCAGAAAGGTGATGTTATCACGCATATTGACGGAGAGGCGACACAAGACAACTCATTTAAGTATTTGATAATGGAAAAACTCAGAGGAAAGGTAGGCTCTCAAGCTGCTCTCTCGATTGAAAGGTCTGGGGTTAGTGAGCCTTTGAATGTATCCTTGACAAGGGTTGAGATAAGCTCTTCCTCTAAAGATAAATCGTCTTGA
- a CDS encoding tetratricopeptide repeat protein: MNSHQTRGNFLLYFSFFILLLIAYIPSFQADWHFDDIPNILENTPLHLTELTPQAIKRTFFAYPEQEGTFLRPVSNLSVALNWFFHQDKVFGYHLVNFFIHLLTTIFLFQSCLLLLSTSKMLEKVSGNPLLIASLATLFWALNPIQTQAVTYIVQRMASLAAMFSIIGIWCYLKARLQLPYNLKKQLGYYLGTFITFLLALGAKENAILLPASLVLIEFFFFRERISLSKKNIILLASGVLFILGFTVLLKGPDVFHKIFASYATRSFTPGQRMLTESRIVLFYLSLLFFPTPSRLSLIHDIQISTSLFHPLSTAFAVLAIGLLAILPFFFHRRYPLLSFAILFFLLNHIVESTFLNLKLIFEHRNYLPSFFLFLPIASLAGILMQRYRQQNKFIYFSLIASTILLVLLLVFGTLTRNRVWLTEGSLWADTVKKAPNNSGPYINLGLYYLLQEHNYQKAFELNYLSLNKYSATPWKTKFWAYNNLGYIMMKIGNYKKALDFYDAALEESKATIYGIYNAPPQSSKAKVLWKTGKKDEAIHIMEQLTLENPKQEKYLQQYGEMLIAMNRVDEGRTLLQQVVANSNMTSEPYKNSLIALALIYATSDFAEKSFFYINLAHDLGEPTVPSLLCLIEASLLTKKEKLASETLTQLLAKITWTEFIALLEEKSINTPLLPLNYPLLQEYSKKWLNQLQAQ; this comes from the coding sequence ATGAATAGCCATCAAACCCGAGGAAATTTTTTACTGTATTTTTCTTTTTTCATACTCCTGCTTATTGCCTACATTCCCTCCTTTCAGGCGGATTGGCATTTTGATGATATCCCGAATATCTTGGAGAATACCCCGCTCCACCTGACAGAGCTGACGCCACAAGCTATAAAACGCACTTTTTTTGCCTATCCAGAACAAGAAGGTACCTTTCTTCGTCCGGTCAGTAACCTGAGCGTTGCCTTAAATTGGTTTTTCCATCAGGATAAAGTCTTTGGCTATCATCTTGTTAATTTTTTCATTCATTTACTGACCACTATATTTCTCTTTCAATCCTGCCTGTTGCTGCTTTCCACTTCCAAAATGCTTGAAAAAGTGAGCGGCAATCCTTTGCTTATAGCCTCGCTGGCCACCCTTTTCTGGGCGCTTAACCCTATCCAGACGCAAGCTGTCACCTATATAGTTCAACGGATGGCATCCCTGGCTGCCATGTTTTCCATCATCGGAATATGGTGCTATCTAAAGGCGCGGCTACAGCTACCCTATAATTTAAAAAAACAACTCGGCTATTATCTCGGCACATTCATAACCTTTCTCCTTGCGCTCGGGGCAAAAGAAAATGCCATCCTCCTTCCTGCTTCTCTTGTACTGATTGAGTTCTTTTTTTTCAGAGAACGCATCAGCCTCTCTAAAAAAAATATTATACTGCTCGCATCCGGTGTCCTTTTCATCCTGGGCTTCACCGTTCTCCTCAAAGGGCCTGACGTCTTCCATAAGATTTTTGCTTCATACGCTACCCGCAGTTTTACCCCCGGCCAACGAATGCTCACGGAATCCCGAATTGTTCTTTTTTACCTCAGCCTCCTTTTTTTTCCGACCCCCTCTCGTCTCTCGCTCATTCATGATATCCAAATATCGACATCACTCTTTCATCCGCTCAGTACTGCCTTTGCCGTTCTTGCTATAGGACTGCTCGCTATTCTTCCCTTTTTCTTTCATAGACGTTATCCTCTACTTTCTTTCGCTATTCTTTTCTTTCTTCTCAACCATATAGTTGAGTCGACTTTTCTGAACCTTAAACTTATATTTGAGCATCGCAACTACCTCCCTTCGTTCTTTTTGTTTCTTCCGATCGCTTCCTTAGCTGGAATCTTGATGCAACGATACCGACAACAGAATAAATTTATCTATTTTTCCTTGATAGCTTCAACTATCTTACTGGTTCTTCTGTTAGTCTTTGGAACGCTGACAAGAAACAGGGTATGGCTCACGGAAGGATCACTCTGGGCAGATACTGTCAAAAAAGCCCCGAACAACAGTGGGCCTTATATCAATCTCGGCCTCTATTACCTACTTCAAGAACATAATTACCAGAAGGCATTTGAACTCAACTATCTTTCACTCAACAAATATAGCGCAACCCCCTGGAAAACCAAGTTTTGGGCCTATAATAATTTGGGCTATATCATGATGAAAATTGGAAATTACAAAAAAGCATTAGATTTTTACGATGCAGCTCTGGAGGAATCCAAGGCTACAATATATGGGATATATAATGCACCTCCTCAATCCTCTAAAGCAAAGGTGTTATGGAAGACAGGGAAAAAAGATGAAGCCATACATATCATGGAACAGCTTACCCTTGAGAATCCAAAGCAAGAAAAATATCTTCAGCAATATGGGGAAATGCTTATTGCCATGAACAGAGTTGATGAAGGGAGAACACTGTTACAACAAGTCGTTGCAAACTCGAACATGACGAGCGAGCCATATAAAAATTCCCTAATTGCCCTTGCCCTTATATATGCAACATCAGACTTTGCTGAAAAATCTTTTTTCTATATCAACCTTGCTCATGATCTTGGAGAACCTACCGTGCCGAGCTTACTATGCCTTATAGAAGCCAGCCTACTCACAAAGAAAGAAAAGCTAGCGAGTGAAACTCTCACCCAGCTGCTTGCAAAAATAACCTGGACAGAGTTTATTGCCCTTTTAGAGGAAAAATCAATAAATACTCCTCTCTTGCCCTTAAATTATCCTCTTCTTCAGGAATATTCAAAAAAATGGCTTAACCAACTCCAGGCACAATGA
- a CDS encoding helix-turn-helix transcriptional regulator — translation MSIVINIDVVLAMRKMKSIELAKLIGITEQNLSILKTGKAKAIRISTLDALCKHLKCQPGDILEYQENNQ, via the coding sequence ATGTCTATAGTTATAAACATAGATGTGGTTCTGGCAATGCGCAAAATGAAGTCTATTGAACTTGCAAAACTGATCGGAATCACAGAACAGAATCTATCAATATTAAAAACAGGAAAAGCTAAGGCTATTCGTATCTCAACGTTGGATGCTTTATGTAAGCACCTAAAATGTCAACCAGGGGACATTCTTGAATACCAGGAAAATAACCAATAA
- a CDS encoding vitamin K epoxide reductase family protein: protein MKQKTLPYRVYTVPILVLAAFGIAASAYLGLSHYRNYTDIGYSSFCAISQAINCDTVSQSPWSILLGIPVALWGVLGYTLFFLLSLPAQVNTEERRGLWDLLFLIALLFSLIDLFFGYITAVKIESYCLVCLFTYAVSFALLFQTWIIRQRFNRHSLLTGLKSNMHFLVQQKSIMIPLVILVLAFGAVRIVMPTYWEYKYPPLSKDIARGVTEEGHPWIGAENPTLIIKEFTDYQCFQCSKVHFFLRQLVDKYSDKIRLVHYHYPMDEKFNTVLVKEPFHTGSGNLALLTIAAARQGKFWEANDALYTVIRHGIAAFNIQKFAEKLQLDADQLKKDMYSETALKHVESDIWTGLKNNIVGTPSFIVDGKVYVGRLPNEILDIIKEE, encoded by the coding sequence ATGAAGCAAAAAACACTCCCCTATCGCGTTTACACCGTCCCGATCCTTGTCCTTGCAGCTTTCGGTATAGCAGCGTCGGCTTATTTGGGGCTGTCCCATTATCGCAACTATACAGACATCGGTTACAGTAGTTTCTGTGCCATCTCGCAGGCCATCAACTGTGATACCGTTTCCCAAAGTCCTTGGTCCATCCTGCTGGGAATACCGGTGGCACTCTGGGGCGTTCTCGGGTATACCCTCTTTTTTCTTTTGAGCCTACCTGCCCAGGTAAATACAGAAGAACGCAGAGGCCTCTGGGACCTGCTCTTCCTCATCGCCCTGCTCTTCTCCCTGATTGATCTTTTCTTCGGATATATAACCGCAGTAAAAATAGAATCCTACTGCCTAGTATGTCTTTTTACCTATGCCGTGAGTTTTGCTCTCCTTTTCCAAACCTGGATTATCCGGCAACGGTTTAACAGGCATTCTCTGCTCACAGGACTTAAGAGCAACATGCACTTCCTGGTTCAGCAGAAAAGCATTATGATTCCCCTTGTCATTCTTGTGCTTGCTTTTGGAGCGGTCCGAATTGTTATGCCCACCTACTGGGAATACAAATATCCACCATTATCAAAAGACATTGCCAGAGGAGTCACAGAAGAGGGCCATCCCTGGATCGGCGCAGAGAATCCCACACTCATCATTAAAGAATTTACAGACTATCAATGCTTCCAGTGCAGTAAGGTCCACTTCTTTTTACGGCAGCTTGTTGATAAGTATTCCGACAAGATCCGGTTGGTCCATTACCATTACCCTATGGATGAAAAATTCAATACTGTACTGGTCAAAGAGCCATTTCATACTGGTTCGGGGAATCTGGCCTTGCTGACCATAGCTGCTGCTCGCCAGGGCAAATTCTGGGAGGCCAATGATGCTTTGTATACCGTGATCCGGCACGGCATTGCTGCCTTTAATATCCAAAAATTTGCAGAAAAGCTCCAGCTTGATGCAGATCAGCTCAAAAAGGACATGTATTCGGAAACGGCATTAAAACATGTTGAATCCGATATCTGGACAGGCCTGAAGAATAATATCGTCGGTACCCCATCCTTCATTGTCGATGGTAAAGTCTACGTAGGACGTCTCCCCAATGAAATTCTGGATATCATCAAGGAAGAATAG
- the gspF gene encoding type II secretion system inner membrane protein GspF, with amino-acid sequence MPVYEYTALNAQGKKHKGVLDADSMSAARQKIRKDGSYPVEIKETAPRGRRRRKEADKKNVLSLQLGTRIKQQEIHVATRQLATLLGAGIPLVPALSGLVEQTSNKALQTKITQIKDSVNEGNSLSSSLAEHPRLFSKIYINMVQAGEASGSLDVVLERLAEVGESQQAMRSRIAAALIYPIFMALVGVGVLFLLITFIVPSITKVFTDRNQALPLPTTLLISLSDFLQSYWVVLVVLAFGLIIGLRLFIQQPKGQRIWDTLKLSFPVIKDLNIKMAAATLGRTMSSLLHSGVPLITSLGIVKNILNNVLLADVMDLAAEELEKGKSLSSVLRGNKYFTPMLVQMIAVGEQSGSLEKMLEKAADSYEKEVETKIIAMTSMIEPVMILVMGLAVSFIVVSILLPIFEMNQLIK; translated from the coding sequence ATGCCTGTTTACGAATATACCGCCCTGAATGCCCAGGGAAAAAAACATAAAGGAGTTTTGGATGCCGACTCTATGTCGGCAGCCCGCCAAAAAATCCGTAAGGACGGCAGCTACCCGGTTGAGATTAAAGAAACCGCTCCACGGGGGCGAAGAAGAAGAAAAGAGGCTGATAAAAAAAACGTTCTCTCCCTCCAGCTCGGCACAAGAATAAAGCAGCAGGAAATTCATGTTGCGACCCGCCAGTTGGCCACCCTGTTGGGGGCCGGTATTCCTCTGGTGCCAGCCCTGAGTGGACTTGTTGAGCAGACCAGCAATAAAGCGCTGCAAACCAAGATCACCCAGATTAAGGATTCGGTAAACGAAGGAAACTCTCTTTCTTCCTCTCTGGCTGAACATCCCCGCCTTTTTTCTAAGATCTATATCAACATGGTCCAGGCCGGTGAGGCCTCGGGCTCCCTGGATGTGGTCCTGGAGCGGCTGGCTGAAGTGGGCGAAAGCCAACAGGCCATGCGTTCACGAATTGCTGCTGCTCTCATCTACCCAATTTTCATGGCCCTGGTCGGGGTCGGGGTTCTGTTTCTTCTTATCACCTTTATTGTCCCCTCAATCACCAAGGTCTTTACTGACCGTAACCAAGCCCTGCCCCTGCCCACAACCCTTCTTATCAGCCTCAGCGACTTTCTCCAGAGCTACTGGGTAGTCCTGGTTGTTCTGGCCTTTGGCCTTATTATTGGCCTCCGTCTTTTTATCCAACAACCCAAGGGACAGAGGATATGGGACACCCTAAAACTCTCCTTCCCGGTGATCAAAGATCTGAACATAAAAATGGCAGCAGCCACTCTGGGGCGGACCATGTCCAGTCTCCTGCACTCCGGTGTTCCCCTGATCACCTCTTTGGGGATTGTCAAAAACATCCTTAATAATGTCCTGTTAGCTGATGTTATGGATCTGGCAGCTGAAGAGTTGGAAAAGGGGAAAAGCCTGTCCAGCGTCCTGCGCGGCAATAAATACTTCACGCCCATGCTGGTCCAGATGATTGCCGTAGGTGAACAGAGTGGCTCGCTGGAAAAAATGCTGGAAAAGGCAGCTGATAGTTATGAGAAAGAGGTGGAAACCAAAATCATAGCCATGACCTCAATGATTGAGCCGGTTATGATCCTGGTTATGGGGCTGGCAGTGAGTTTTATTGTTGTGTCTATCCTTCTGCCGATCTTTGAGATGAATCAGTTGATTAAGTAA
- the murJ gene encoding murein biosynthesis integral membrane protein MurJ, with amino-acid sequence MTKKAETAGSSTGKIARSAGAVSIAVMCSRVLGLVREQVFAGLFGAGYAYDAFVVAFRIPNLLRDLFGEGALSAAFVTVFSDYDTNKGTEATWKLASNVLVFMAILLSTITLLGMFFAEPVVNLLAPDFDAMAGKTALTVWLTRIMFPFLVFVSLAAVVMGMLNTKGKFFVPAISSSFFNMGSIIGGTSLALLLPKFGIPAIVGMAWGTLVGGLLQLSVQLPTLWKTGFRFKPQLNLRDPGLKRILWLMLPATIGLSATQINIFVNTNFASSCMEGSVSWLNYAFRMVQLPIGVFGVAFSIAAMPVLARHAAEKDREGLRTTFASSLVMVFSLTIPATVGLILLSQPIIRLIFEHGAFTAADTLRTAQALTCYAYGLFAYSAVKIMVPVFYALNDTKYPVIASFLAVVANIIFITLTIDIFTFRSIALSTSCSMGLNFLFLGTILYRKLTGFSLAYLGKGVLKILLASMAMGLGVIGLKYVLAPLLAGGISLQLIGVFAVIGCAALLYGVVLHLLKLPEFDEVTGKIRQRLRR; translated from the coding sequence ATGACAAAAAAAGCAGAAACAGCAGGCAGTTCAACTGGAAAAATAGCACGCTCCGCCGGAGCGGTGAGCATTGCGGTGATGTGCAGCCGAGTTCTGGGGCTGGTGCGGGAGCAGGTCTTTGCCGGTTTATTCGGGGCTGGCTACGCCTATGATGCCTTTGTTGTCGCCTTCCGCATCCCTAATCTGCTTCGGGACCTCTTCGGCGAAGGAGCCTTATCCGCCGCCTTTGTCACGGTCTTTTCTGACTATGATACTAATAAAGGCACAGAGGCCACCTGGAAGCTGGCTTCCAATGTACTGGTCTTTATGGCTATCCTGCTCAGCACCATTACCTTGCTTGGGATGTTTTTTGCTGAACCTGTTGTCAATCTCTTAGCCCCTGATTTTGATGCAATGGCCGGGAAAACTGCGCTGACAGTGTGGCTGACCCGGATCATGTTTCCCTTTCTGGTCTTTGTGTCTTTGGCAGCCGTGGTCATGGGGATGCTGAACACCAAGGGGAAATTCTTTGTTCCTGCCATCTCCTCATCTTTCTTTAATATGGGGTCCATTATCGGCGGTACCTCTTTGGCTCTGCTGCTGCCGAAATTCGGTATACCTGCCATTGTCGGGATGGCCTGGGGGACCTTAGTTGGCGGCCTGCTTCAGCTGTCAGTTCAGCTGCCCACCTTGTGGAAGACCGGGTTTCGTTTTAAGCCACAGCTCAATCTGCGCGATCCAGGGTTGAAACGAATACTCTGGCTCATGCTGCCAGCCACCATCGGCCTGTCTGCCACCCAGATCAATATCTTTGTCAATACCAATTTCGCCTCAAGCTGCATGGAGGGCTCGGTTTCCTGGTTGAACTACGCCTTTCGTATGGTGCAGTTGCCTATCGGCGTTTTCGGGGTTGCCTTTTCCATTGCCGCTATGCCAGTGCTGGCTCGTCATGCTGCGGAAAAGGATCGAGAGGGCCTGCGTACCACCTTTGCCTCCTCCTTGGTCATGGTGTTCAGCCTGACCATTCCCGCTACAGTGGGGCTTATCCTCCTGTCCCAACCCATTATCCGTCTGATCTTTGAGCATGGGGCCTTTACCGCAGCCGACACCCTGCGCACGGCCCAGGCCCTGACCTGCTATGCCTATGGTCTGTTCGCCTACTCAGCGGTCAAGATCATGGTTCCGGTTTTCTATGCACTCAACGATACCAAGTATCCGGTGATTGCCTCGTTTCTTGCCGTGGTCGCCAATATAATCTTTATCACCCTGACTATCGATATCTTCACCTTCCGTTCCATTGCTCTGTCCACTTCCTGCTCAATGGGCCTGAATTTCCTCTTCCTGGGCACGATCCTGTACCGCAAACTGACCGGTTTTTCTCTGGCCTATCTGGGAAAGGGCGTGCTGAAGATCCTGCTGGCCAGTATGGCAATGGGCTTGGGGGTGATCGGGCTGAAGTATGTGCTGGCACCGTTGCTTGCAGGTGGAATTTCGCTTCAGCTGATTGGGGTTTTTGCAGTGATTGGCTGCGCAGCCTTGCTCTATGGTGTTGTCCTGCATCTGCTCAAGCTGCCTGAGTTTGACGAGGTGACCGGAAAGATCAGGCAGCGTTTGCGGAGGTAG
- a CDS encoding type II secretion system protein, translating to MKLNNLRKQANEKGFTLIELMIVIAIIGILAAVAIPNFIEYKNKSYCTATINDVNALGGALADYFANPANTTASTFYKAPEQPGGRPEIFIGNTNYHTTEPPSPANTLLLSTSTRAGEGTPTQAAGALKAGPNYLLYAIEGAGNCPMKITTSDKHWFEPSDATITLPTAADPGAITATQRTDGDNPVAFFKTL from the coding sequence ATGAAACTGAATAACTTGAGAAAACAAGCAAACGAGAAAGGTTTTACCTTGATCGAGCTGATGATCGTTATCGCGATTATTGGTATCTTGGCAGCTGTTGCTATCCCTAACTTCATTGAGTACAAGAACAAATCCTATTGTACCGCAACAATCAATGATGTAAACGCACTCGGTGGTGCGTTGGCGGATTACTTTGCCAATCCTGCCAACACAACAGCATCAACTTTCTATAAAGCACCAGAACAACCTGGTGGTCGTCCGGAAATTTTTATTGGCAACACTAACTATCATACTACTGAGCCCCCCTCCCCAGCGAACACGCTCCTCCTGTCAACTTCCACACGAGCAGGTGAGGGCACTCCTACTCAAGCAGCTGGTGCATTGAAGGCTGGCCCTAATTATCTGCTTTACGCTATAGAAGGTGCAGGAAATTGTCCGATGAAAATAACCACGTCTGATAAACATTGGTTCGAACCATCAGACGCCACGATTACACTGCCTACCGCAGCCGATCCAGGCGCGATTACTGCAACGCAGAGAACAGATGGCGACAATCCAGTCGCCTTTTTCAAGACTCTGTAA
- a CDS encoding GNAT family N-acetyltransferase: MDIEVIHTFPDTHGVIDQITTLHELFFVCNLGWGKKFKNDVKSYLENFSSRFDKKKDSLWVAKRNNVIIGSIAVDSHEGFPSCARIRVFIVDFRYQCQGIGGKLLTNALNFCKFSGYQKIELWTFDNLSQAKRLYLGYGFSKCAEREVSYWGASLIEQLFFLELTS, encoded by the coding sequence ATGGATATAGAAGTCATTCATACCTTTCCTGATACACATGGTGTTATTGATCAGATAACCACTCTTCATGAACTTTTTTTTGTCTGTAACCTGGGATGGGGAAAAAAATTTAAGAACGATGTCAAAAGCTATCTTGAAAATTTTTCATCTAGGTTTGATAAGAAAAAGGATTCCTTATGGGTTGCAAAGAGAAACAATGTGATTATCGGTTCAATTGCTGTCGATAGTCATGAAGGATTCCCATCTTGTGCCAGAATTCGAGTTTTTATTGTTGATTTTCGTTATCAATGTCAAGGGATCGGAGGAAAGCTTTTAACTAATGCTTTAAATTTTTGTAAATTTTCAGGTTATCAGAAAATAGAGCTATGGACATTTGATAATCTATCTCAAGCGAAGAGGCTTTATTTAGGTTACGGCTTTTCAAAATGCGCAGAAAGGGAAGTTAGCTATTGGGGAGCCTCTCTTATAGAACAACTATTTTTTCTTGAACTCACTTCGTAG